A single window of Jaculus jaculus isolate mJacJac1 chromosome 14, mJacJac1.mat.Y.cur, whole genome shotgun sequence DNA harbors:
- the Trh gene encoding thyrotropin releasing hormone: MSGPWVLLALTLILTGVPGGCAQPEEGAQEEAVENALSLADRLLQKDLQRVRGDLGEALESLIPLPSWIYKRQHPGKREKAEKEGQAVVDLEPPKPEVPVRWDEASLLPDFVQEVKRQHPGRRSPWMKYPAIKRQHPGRSLVDPIFQGSWEEEEEGEDTLMPEKRQHPGKRAPCGPQEACRQVGHLFGLLDDLRGQEKKHWPKQASWVREPLEV, from the exons ATGTCGGGCCCTTGGGTGCTGCTCGCCCTGACTTTGATTTTGACCGGTGTCCCCGGAGGCTGCGCCCAGCCGGAGGAGGGGGCCCAGGAAGAGGCAGTAGAGAACGCCCTGAGCCTGGCAGACCGTCTTCTTCAGAAAGACCTTCAGCGGGTGCGAGGGGACCTGGGTGAAGCCCTAG AGTCACTGATCCCTCTGCCCAGCTGGATCTATAAGCGTCAGCACCCAGGCAAAAGGGAGAAGGCAGAAAAGGAAGGTCAAGCGGTGGTGGACTTGGAGCCCCCCAAACCGGAGGTCCCTGTGCGATGGGATGAGGCTTCACTGCTACCGGATTTTGTTCAGGAGGTCAAGCGGCAGCACCCCGGCAGGCGCTCCCCCTGGATGAAGTACCCTGCCATTAAGAGGCAGCACCCAGGCCGGAGTCTGGTGGATCCCATTTTTCAGGGTagctgggaagaggaagaggagggagaggacacCTTGATGCCTGAGAAACGCCAGCATCCAGGCAAGAGGGCCCCGTGTGGGCCCCAGGAAGCCTGCCGTCAAGTAGGTCACCTGTTTGGGCTCCTGGATGATCTGAGGGGCCAGGAGAAGAAGCACTGGCCGAAACAGGCGTCCTGGGTCAGGGAGCCCCTGGAGGTGTAA
- the LOC123454830 gene encoding ubiquitin-conjugating enzyme E2 D3-like, producing MALKQINKEFSDLAWDPPAQCSAGPVGDDMFHWQATTVGPNDSPHQGSVFLYSFDNNFPIDYPFKPPKVALTTRIYHPNTNSNGSICLVILRSQWSPALTISKVLLSICSLVCDPNPDYPLVTEAAWTYKTDRDKYNRVSWEWTQK from the exons ATGGCTCTGAAACAGATTAATAAGGAATTTAGTGATCTGGCCTGGGACCCTCCAGCACAATGTTCCGCAGGGCCAGTTGGGGATGATATGTTTCATTGGCAAGCCACAACTGTGGGACCTAATGACAGCCCACATCAAGGCAGTGTAttct tgTATTCTTTTGACAATAATTTTCCTATAGACTACCCCTTCAAACCACCTAAGGTTGCATTGACAACAAGAATTTATCATCCAAATACTAATAGTAATGGCAGCATTTGTCTTGTTATTCTAAGATCACAGTGGTCTCCTGCTTTAACTATTTCTAAAGTTCTTTTATCCATTTGTTCATTGGTATGTGATCCAAACCCAGATTATCCCCTCGTGACGGAGGCTGCATGGACCTATAAAACAGACAGAGATAAGTACAACAGAGTATCTTGGGAATGGACTCAGAAGTAG